The Meleagris gallopavo isolate NT-WF06-2002-E0010 breed Aviagen turkey brand Nicholas breeding stock chromosome 10, Turkey_5.1, whole genome shotgun sequence genome contains a region encoding:
- the S1PR1 gene encoding sphingosine 1-phosphate receptor 1, with amino-acid sequence MSSGTTAPVRVVSSLANTDVNYVIKEHYNYTGKLNENADSGIKVTSVVFIIICCFIILENIFVLLTIWKTKKFHRPMYYFIGNLALSDLLAGVAYTANLLLSGHKTYSLTPSQWFVREGSMFVALSASVFSLLAIAIERYITMLKMKLHNGSNSFRSFLLISACWVISVILGGLPIMGWNCISLLSNCSTVLPLYHKHYILFCTTVFTGLLLSIVVLYCRIYSMVRTRSRRLTFRKNITKATRSSEKSLALLKTVIIVLSAFIACWAPLFILLLLDVGCRVKTCPILYKAEYFLVLAVLNSATNPIIYTLTNKEMRRAFIKILCCCRCPPTDSGTKFKRPIIGGMEFSRSKSDNSSHPQKEEGDRPETIMSSGNVTSSS; translated from the coding sequence ATGAGCTCTGGCACCACCGCCCCAGTGAGGGTGGTCAGCAGTCTCGCCAACACCGACGTCAACTATGTCATCAAAGAGCACTATAATTACACGGGAAAGCTAAATGAGAATGCGGACAGTGGAATAAAAGTGACGTCGGTGGTTTTTATCATCATTTGCTGCTTTATAATCTTAGAGAACATTTTTGTCTTGCTCACCATCTGGAAAACCAAGAAATTTCACAGACCAATGTACTATTTCATTGGGAACCTGGCTCTTTCGGACTTGCTGGCTGGCGTGGCTTACACTGCCAACCTCTTGCTCTCCGGACACAAAACTTACAGCCTCACCCCTTCCCAGTGGTTCGTAAGGGAGGGCAGCATGTTTGTCGCCTTGTCAGCTTCTGTGTTCAGCTTATTGGCCATCGCCATTGAGAGATACATCACCATGCTGAAGATGAAGCTCCACAATGGCAGCAACAGCTTCCGCTCTTTCCTGCTGATCAGTGCCTGCTGGGTTATCTCTGTGATACTCGGAGGACTCCCGATCATGGGCTGGAACTGCATCAGCCTCTTGTCAAACTGCTCCACAGTGCTGCCGCTCTACCACAAGCACTATATTCTCTTTTGCACCACAGTTTTCACTGGCCTGTTGCTATCTATTGTTGTCCTCTATTGCAGGATCTACTCCATGGTGAGGACTAGGAGCCGTAGGCTGACATTTCGAAAAAACATTACCAAAGCTACCAGGAGCTCAGAAAAGTCACTAGCCTTGCTCAAGACAGTGATCATAGTCCTGAGTGCCTTCATTGCTTGCTGGGCTCCCTTGTTCATCCTGCTTTTACTGGATGTGGGCTGTAGAGTGAAGACATGCCCCATCCTGTATAAAGCAGAGTATTTCTTAGTGCTGGCCGTGCTCAATTCAGCCACGAACCCTATCATCTACACCTTAACTAACAAAGAAATGCGGAGGGCTTTCATCAagattctgtgctgctgcagatgtCCCCCCACAGACTCGGGGACTAAATTCAAGAGGCCGATCATCGGAGGGATGGAGTTCAGCCGGAGTAAGTCCGACAATTCCTCCCACCCACAGAAGGAGGAAGGCGACCGTCCTGAAACCATCATGTCTTCAGGCAACGTTACCTCATCTTCTTAG